The Nodosilinea sp. PGN35 genomic sequence CACATGGCTCATCAGTCTGGGTGTGGTGGCGATCGCAGGCTTTACCCGAGGCTTCTCTGGGTTTGGAGCCGGGCTCATCTTGGCCCCTGCCCTCAGCCTGCTGTTCAAACCACAGCAGGTAGTGGCCACCGTTGTTCTGCTCGAAATTACAGCTGGAGCAGGTCTAATTCCTGAAGCCTTTCAAACAGCCAGGTGGAAAGAAGTTTTGCCGCTGGCGCTGAGCGCGATCGCCCTGGTGCCCGTGGGGGCGCACTTTCTAGCCTTGCTAGAACCCGCCCTAGTGCGGCGCATTATTGGCGGTCTGATTTTGGGCTTTGTACTGTTGCTGCTTGGCAAAAGTCGCTATACCCGACCTCGTAGGGTGTTGACCTATGGTGTTGGTGCCCTGAGTGGTTTCTTGACCGGTCTAGCAGGAATTGGCGGCCCACCAATTGTGCTCTACCAAATGTCTGGGACTAACCCCGCCGTCGCCAACCGGGCCAACTTCATCGTATTTTTTGCCTTAACTCAGCTTGTGGCCCTGGCAGCTTACTGGGCCAGTGGCATGATGTCGGCAGCGGTAGGCCTGCTGTTCCTTCGCTTTGTACCCGCCTTTGCCGGGGGGCTCTTGCTGGGGCGGCTGTGCTTTAAGCGGGTTGACGAAGTACTTTTTCGCCGCTTTGTCATAGGTCTTTTGCTCACGGTGGCGGTACTGGCGCTGGTGGCCTGATATCCACCCTATAAACGGTTTTTACCGATGAAACTATCGTCTAAGTCTGAGCCTGGGGTGTCTCCCCTGGGCCTGGTTACTGCGGATTGGAAAACTCAATGTCTGGAGATTGGGCCAGGTCTGCTACTGACCACCCTGATCGCTGGAGCGGCCCTGGGATTAGATCGACTGACTGATCTGCACACCCTCAATCCACTGCTGATTGCCGTGCTCTTGGGCATCGGCTGGCGACAGTGGGGAGCGGTACCTGCGGCCTACCGCCCCGGCATCAAATTTGCGATGAAGCGGGTGCTGCGCCTGGCGGTAATTTTGCTCGGTTTGCGGCTAAGTTTGGCAGAGGTGGTGGCGGTGGGGCCATGGGGGCTGGGTCTGGTAGCGGTGGGCACGGTCAGCACCTTTTACCTGACCTGCTGGTTGGGCCAGCGGCTGGGCGTTAACCCCCGCCTGGCCCAACTAATTGCGGCGGGCACCTCAATCTGTGGAGCTTCAGCAGTGGTGGCGACCAATGCCGTAGTGGAGGGTTCTGAGGAAGATGTGACCTATGCGATCGCCACCATTACCGGCTTTGGCACCCTGGCCATGCTGACCTATCCACTGGTGGGTACGCTGCTACAGCTTAGCCCCCAGGCCTTTGGCATCTGGTGCGGAGCCTCGGTGCACGAAGTCGCCCAGGTAATTGCCACCGCCTTTCAAAACGGCGATCTCAGTGGTGAGATCGCCACTATTACTAAACTATCGCGGGTGCTGCTAGTAGTGCCCATTATTGTCGGTTTGGGCTGGCAAACCAATCGCCTTAGCCAACCAGGACAGCCCCCTCGTCCCGTTGCCATTCCCTGGTTTGTTTTATTCTTTTGTGTTTTGGTAGTGGTCAACAGCTTGGGCTTAGTTGCGCCAGCCATCAAGGTCAAAATTATTGACGGCAATCAATTGCTGTTATGTCTATCTTTGGCCGCCATGGGACTGGAAACCAACCTTGCCAACCTGAACCAGCTAGGCCTAAAACCAATTTATTTGGCCGGACTGTCGTGGTTATTCTTAGCTTTTTTCAGCCTGCTAATGGCGGGAAATGTGACTTAGGGAAAACGGTTCACGGTAAGCGGTTTAAGGCGAGCCGTGAACCGTTTACCGTAGACCGTCAACCCATAACCCGTCACATTTAACTTGACTGAACACTAGTACTGCCTGGCAGAAATATGGCCACCGTTGCTGAGGGTGTCGGGTCTCGGGTGTCAGGTATCAGAAATGGTTGGCTGACTTATGCCTTAGGGCACTAGTACTTGACCAAGCTGATTTTGACAGGGGCCAGCCGTTCTGGGTGCAGGGTGCAAGGTATACGGTCTACGGCTCGCCTTGAACCTGTGTCGATGGGGGTTTCTAATTCTTAGGTTTGCTGCTGGGGTGGCTGGAGGAGGCAGCGATCGCCCTCTGCCGGGAGTTCAAGGTCGATCAGGTAATCGGCGACGATCGCATTGACGCAGGGGCTGATGCCCTCGAGCGCGACGGTGTGCCGCTCGCCTTCGACGGTGAGGAGGGTGCCTCCCAGGGATTCGGCCAAACTGGCTCCAGCGCCGTAGGGGGTGGAAGGGTCACCAGTAATGGAGATAATCAGCGTATCGGGCAAGCCTTCAACATCCTGAGCATAGGGGAAGCCGAGAGTCGGCTCACTGGGCCAAAACTCGCAGGCGTCGCGGGTAACGCCCTCGACGTCACGTCCGGTATCGAGAAAGGGGTTCACGGCGAAGATCTGACGGCGCAGGTCGGCCTCCTGCTCAGGGGTGCGGCGCTCCTCGTCGTTGCAGTTGATGGCCAGGTTGGCCTCAAGAAAGTTGATCCAGGTGCCGTTGGGATCTCTACCGAGGAAATCATCGTTGATGGCCAACAGCTGGTCACCGCGACCCTCGTGCTTGAGCTGGGCGAGCCCGTCGATGACGCGCGGCCATGCCTCAGCGGTGTAGAGCCCGGCCCCTACGCCACCCGTGGCCTGGAAGAAATTCAGCGTGCGTCCGTTCCCGGCGGGTACCGGATTGTCGATCAGCGGCTGCACCAGGGTTTGGAACACGGCGGTAGCCTGCTCGGGGTCGGTACCAAGGGGACAGTCTGGGCTTTCCGCGCAGAACTCCGCCATTAAATCGAACGATCGCTGGAACCCGGCGTGGAGCGACAGGCGACGTTCCGCGCTGCCCTGCCGGGGGTCGATCACGCCGTCTAAAACCATCGCCCTCACGTTTTGAGGAAACATTTCGGCGTAGACCGCGCCGAGCCGGGTGCCGTAGCTCTGGCCGAAGAAGGTGAGTTTCTCGTCCCCCAAAGCAGCGCGAAGTACGTCCATATCCCGGGCGACATTCCGGGTGCCGACGGCAGCGAGCACCGCTTCACCCCCCGATCCCTGGGCGCACTTCTCCATCAACTCACGGGTGTCAGCCGTGGTCCACTCCCCCGACGTACCCAACAAGGTTGTTTTGTTTTCGCCCCTGTTACTCTCTTCATCGGTGAAACAATTAATCGCTGGGCTGGAGGCACCGACGCCGCGCGGGTCGAAGCCGACCCAATCGAAGCGTTGCAGCAGTGGACTGTCCCTTAGCCCCAACGCCGAAAGGACGGCTACTTGCATTCCTGAGCCACCTGGCCCGCCTGGGTTGAGTACCAGCGAACCGATTCGCTCCCTAGGCTCACCTTGCGCTGGTAAGCGTA encodes the following:
- a CDS encoding YeiH family protein, encoding MKLSSKSEPGVSPLGLVTADWKTQCLEIGPGLLLTTLIAGAALGLDRLTDLHTLNPLLIAVLLGIGWRQWGAVPAAYRPGIKFAMKRVLRLAVILLGLRLSLAEVVAVGPWGLGLVAVGTVSTFYLTCWLGQRLGVNPRLAQLIAAGTSICGASAVVATNAVVEGSEEDVTYAIATITGFGTLAMLTYPLVGTLLQLSPQAFGIWCGASVHEVAQVIATAFQNGDLSGEIATITKLSRVLLVVPIIVGLGWQTNRLSQPGQPPRPVAIPWFVLFFCVLVVVNSLGLVAPAIKVKIIDGNQLLLCLSLAAMGLETNLANLNQLGLKPIYLAGLSWLFLAFFSLLMAGNVT
- a CDS encoding alpha/beta fold hydrolase, translated to MRVPKTYVRRLLTGTAVMLLVLAGSPAALTQSAPAPGAELGQFYNQELTFGSCEGFATTAIEAQLYVDPFECGRLEVPLNYDDPEGETMQIAVLRLPAQGEPRERIGSLVLNPGGPGGSGMQVAVLSALGLRDSPLLQRFDWVGFDPRGVGASSPAINCFTDEESNRGENKTTLLGTSGEWTTADTRELMEKCAQGSGGEAVLAAVGTRNVARDMDVLRAALGDEKLTFFGQSYGTRLGAVYAEMFPQNVRAMVLDGVIDPRQGSAERRLSLHAGFQRSFDLMAEFCAESPDCPLGTDPEQATAVFQTLVQPLIDNPVPAGNGRTLNFFQATGGVGAGLYTAEAWPRVIDGLAQLKHEGRGDQLLAINDDFLGRDPNGTWINFLEANLAINCNDEERRTPEQEADLRRQIFAVNPFLDTGRDVEGVTRDACEFWPSEPTLGFPYAQDVEGLPDTLIISITGDPSTPYGAGASLAESLGGTLLTVEGERHTVALEGISPCVNAIVADYLIDLELPAEGDRCLLQPPQQQT
- a CDS encoding sulfite exporter TauE/SafE family protein; amino-acid sequence: MDISTWLISLGVVAIAGFTRGFSGFGAGLILAPALSLLFKPQQVVATVVLLEITAGAGLIPEAFQTARWKEVLPLALSAIALVPVGAHFLALLEPALVRRIIGGLILGFVLLLLGKSRYTRPRRVLTYGVGALSGFLTGLAGIGGPPIVLYQMSGTNPAVANRANFIVFFALTQLVALAAYWASGMMSAAVGLLFLRFVPAFAGGLLLGRLCFKRVDEVLFRRFVIGLLLTVAVLALVA